Within the Populus trichocarpa isolate Nisqually-1 chromosome 14, P.trichocarpa_v4.1, whole genome shotgun sequence genome, the region ACTCCTCTTTTTAATCTCTCAAAACgattaataaattagaaaaattacatATTCCCTGAGAATGGAATTTGCATATACATGTTCAAATATCAGAAGAAATTCTTGGGATGTGGGTACGAGACCTGTGAGCTTTTGGTCttggaaaacaaaattacaCATGCCCTGTCACACATTCTATCGGATCAACATTGTGTTGTCCAACatggaaatatatttattttattggtagaCCTATGATTGCAGCACAAGACCAAAATGCAGAATTGCCCGTGCTGCAAGGGGAAGGCGATTGACGTGTAACGCACCAGCTAGCTCCATGTTTTTCACGTAAAAAATATGCCCATCGCCGGCCTTGACGCATCGATCAGATAAGCTCTTGCTGATTTGCCTTCCAACAAACACACCTTCGTGTTGCAACAAGTCAATTTGTGATCGACTAGGAGTTTGTTTTTTGTGATGGGTTTTTTTAGGTTCTAAAAAAAGCAAGAGTTGTATAGTTTATTCCAGCCATTCTTGCTCATAGAAAACGTGTTTTTTTaggaggaaaaataataataataagatcaaCTACAGCAATCACTTCATtcttgaaaaagataaaaatattgacCGTGATCATTTGATTAATTACGTTTCGTCAATATTGTGCCGTTTCAATGAGATTTGTCTGACATTATcctctcaattttttctttttgtttatttatttaaattaaatgatggtGTTAAAATCtgtacaaaagaaaatatatacttCTTTAAAAGAATCTCCATTCAAAGAAACATATAGATGAAAACCAGTCTCAAATGATGCAAGAATGCTTTTTATTATCGAAAAAAGGAGACATGTGAAGAAATCCCGTTTATCggttcacaattttttttatttataataaagaaatCGGGAAAATTTGGCATTTGGTTaacaaatattcttttattatttataatacagTAATCAATCGGGAgtttgttttagaaatttatatcATATGTGTTCTCTTAATAAAGaggatattaatgtaaaaaaagaagaagaagaatgacaGAATATTACTAGTACAATATAacttttgtgttttataaattattatttctttgttcAAGGAATTTTAAAGAAGAATTATAAATTCCAAGTACAATATAAAATTAGCTTAAATCAACTCGGTTCCGCCATGCCATCTAGAATCGGGCTACAAGGGGGTTCTCGGTCCATACCAACGAATTCGAGCCCAGTTGATGATAGCATGAGCGAGTATGAGATATTCGGAAAAGTTTGCCGATAGTGCTTGTAATTTTGCCAAAATCTGAGAGATGATGATCGAAGCAATTTGTCCTGACATAAAAGCACCATTCTCTTGTGTTCGGTGGAAAATAGTAATATCACGGTACGGTGATATCAACAAGGTTATGCACGGAGCTTCTCTAATCTGGAGAGGGCATCATAGGAGAACAAATTAAACAATCCGAGTGAAACTGCGAGTAAGATTCGGTTCCTCGGCCATTTCGAAGAGCTTCAAGCCATAGCTGTCAGCATCCCGTAAAAGACAGCGCGCATTATTTGGGCCCCCACCACTTTTGCGCTTGTCGGGTCTTGTCGGCTCCCCCTCTCGATCCCTCCACGAACTTTCCATTTTCACTTCTGCATTTCTAGCTTTCCTTACAATCCGGCcccttaatatttataattaaaagtaacaTCTAAAATACAGGTGAATTAGATGGTAAActatttaatcattaatttagtACAAGTTTCGAAGATCTTGACTCTGCATAATACCTATATAATTAagcagattaaaaaaaatttcactcttcaatttttttttattggattgttttttaaaatattttttatttaaaaatatatttttattttttttaatttattttttacatcaatgtatcaaaataattctaaaaaatattttttaatttttttgaaaagtacgGCGATAAAGTCCAACAGACTCTAATTATAGTTGGAAAATGTGCTGAATAATTTCAAGATCAATTAATTAAGCAACTTAAACTATATACTTATACGGTGCTATTAGCTTTAGCTAGAAAAGAAATGATTGTAAAAATAACAGAATACAAAGACAAACTTGGACCGTCAAATTTCAAATACGAGCCTGCACATCTTGCTAGCTAGACAAACTTGAATTCAATTTGATGTTGATTGATCTCGTTAGTCCAAGGAGTGAGTAAAAGGAAGCCCAAGTAAATGAAGATTAAATCTTCATGAAAGGGCGTGAAgatttccaaaaatattttatgtgcgGAAATTACTTTTGTATGCATGGAGGTTCATCGAATAAGAAATGAGCATTAACTAAAGAAAATagttaactatatatatatatatatatatatatatatatatatatatatatatatatcgagtCGTAACAGCGATTGGTACGATCTAGCTAACGTAGCGTAATTAATCTGCAAGCAAAGAATATGTGAATAAAGGGTGAATAATTAAGAAGTTGCCTCCGAAATCTGTGAGAAAGGATCTTCCGAGAAATTAATTGCGGGAGAGGATGTTAAAAAGTAATCACAATCTTATCTTTATTGATAAACCAAACAGAAACCAGTCCCTGTTCATGAGTGGtcttgaaaagaaattattaaaggGTGACGAAAAATACGgtactaattgttttttttataaaaaatatattagaataatattttttattttttttgaaattatttttatattaacctattaaaataatatagaaacactaaaaatattaatttaaaataaaaaaattaaaatttttcttagaatatttatacagctttttttttaaaaaaaacaacagttaCGTTACAAGAGATcgaacaaacaataaaaaaagacttcCCCATTATAAGGTCAAAAAGTTGAAACCCACACACTCATGATTCCACCCACGATGAATAAACAAATGTACAAATCCACTATTGAATTGAAATCTGACGACAGAAAACCCCACACAGAGGATTGAACCAGCGCAGCCACTTCAAAATGTGATTAATACTCCCTTTCTCTTACTAGTCTGGTCTACTATGGCAACGTGTTGTGTGTTCATAATGTAGTCAAAACAAAtacatctctctctcttgctttttttttttctctttccgaCCTAATAAAGTGAACTAGCACATAAAGCCAGCATACAAACAATCTAAAACATTCTTTCTTGCAATAAGAACAGCTGCAGACAAATTAAGGAGGTGAATACGAtcctttctttccctttccctctctccctctctctctctctctatctctgaAGTCATCAGttgctttttttccttccttttcttctgaaCTACGGATGCTGCTTCATGGCCACGGGTGGGTAGATATTTGTTTGCTTAATTAGTATTGTATAAGATTTTCTTCGTACAGTTGTGACTTTTCTGGTTTTTGGCTTTTAAGTTTATATACCATGGAGCATGTcccagtagtttttttttgagagATCGAATATTATTTGTTGTTTCTCTTTTTGCTCTTTTGTTTGTCTTTGAGATCTTCAAGCACAGTCCTGAAGGACCCTtctatttgaattttctttatggAAAGGTTGTTCTTTGAACCATGCATGAAACCACTGAACTTTTTCTTTCTACTTTTTTGCTTATGCGAGAACATAtaaaggaaagggaaaaggcATCATTTGTTATTATCGTTTGTTCTTTTaaggcttttttcttttcttttatggagTATATTAATTTCCTGTTTCATGTAATTCTGCAGACAAAAACCCTAGctattctctccttttctttttctttttgatctaCTGATTGTTATCTCATCGACCATCTTTTAATTAGGTTCCAAGATTTCATGGCCCTTATTTCTTTGTACTCTATAGTTATAGATCTCCTTTTGTTGTCTGACTCTAGGGTTTGCAGGATTTTAAACCGGTAAAGCCCATGGACGAGATGGCATCTAATTCATGTGGAAGGCCTGGTGTAGAGAGAAAACCAAGGCCTCAAGAGCAATTGAACTGTCCAAGATGTAACTCAACCAATACCAAGTTTTGTTACTATAACAACTACAGTCTCACACAACCAAGATACTTTTGCAAGACTTGCAGAAGGTACTGGACTGAAGGAGGATCTCTTAGAAATGTTCCTGTTGGAGGAGGTTCAAGAAAGAACAAGAGATCTACATCATCGTCAGTGGCAACATCTTCGTCTAAGCTCCCTGATCTCAACCCACCAAGCCTCTCACACTTCTCTTCTCAAAACCCTAAGAGTACCCATGAAGGTCAAGACCTTAATCTGGCATTCCCAGCTATGCAGGATAGTCAAGGTATATCTCATTATACTGAAGTGCCCAAAACTGAAAATAGGAACAACAATCAACataactcttcttcttctccctaTACTTCTTCTCCAATTTCAGCTATGGAGCTACTAAGGAGTGGATTTGCTTCTAGGGGTTTGAATACTTTTATCCCAACACCGATGCCGGATTCAAATACACTTTATTCTTCTGGTGGATTCCCTTTGCAAGAACTGAGACCAACTCTGAGCTTTCCTGCTGATGGGCTTGGAAGTAGATATGGAATTCAAGAAAATAGTGGGAGGCTTTTATTTCCATTTGGTGAGCTGAAACAGCTTTCAAGCACAACGTCTGAAGTTGATCAAAACAAGGGACAGGGGGGTTCAAGTGGATACTGGAATGGAATGTTTGGCGGAGGATCAtggtaaaagaaagaagaaagagacaaagAGACAAAGAAACTGctttatcttctttctttgcACTCCTTTTCACATGCATGGTATTAGGTCACATGTTGAAAGCTGTTCATGACTAACATATATAGGATACATAtggtttcttttttgctttgcttTATATCCCTCTCTTTACTCTTTGAGCAGTGTAACAATTTTGAAGCTCATTTGGTTTTTGGCTTCAAAAAGGGTTCTTACACATATAATGTTGTCAAGATAGAGGAAGATTTGAATACGAGTCTGGGTTTTCTCATGGCAGTATGGCTTGTATTCATAAAGGCTTCTATCAGAACTTGCACCTGAAGTATTATTGTATTGAGTGTCCAGAGTTGGTTCAGTTAAGTttgcaatgagaatgagattTGGAAGAATTGAAGTTTCGACACAAAAATATTCTCTCAGTTAACTAATCAACTTTTAAGTTGTGTGGTTTAGTTCGTGCTGCTGTGTGATCTTATCGGTATCTAATTGTCTCGAACATTTCCCCCCTCTTTGTGTCTCAAACCAGTCTGGTGTGTCAGGTCTGACTTGTCATCCATTGGAATCGATGAGACTCTCTCAGCCATAAAACGCACTTCATGGGAGCAAGCTAGCGCAGAagccaaagaagaaaaacaacatgGCATGTCCCACCTTTTAGAGTAGTTTTCTTGCTGTCCAAATCTCTTTTGCAAGTccaatcttaattaataaacaaaacatcaaagcaAATTGTacttagaaaacaaatttaccTGCCCCAACTAAAAGCTTAcctgatataatttttaatcaccCACTTGATTTAGCGGATGACCCCGAATCCATGAAATGATCATTCCTGCAtgttattagttattttaatattcacaGACTTAGAAAATCTGACGACTCCACCTTTCTCCTTGGTCTTGAGAGGGACCCCCAAACATTCCTCTGGGCAAGCGTGCTTAGAAATAATCTCCCCCTCCTGCCTAGAGAATCCATCCAttcaaatttcttcttctccatcttttttatgTGTTGTGCATATCACATGACTGTGATTTTGGACGAAGTTTTCTGTTTCTTCCCAATTTCAGGCCTCAGGCTAGGTGCTAGCTAGACTCCTGTCTTTCATCGAAGTGCCTAATCATATTTGGTTCATGCATGAGATATGCTCCTCTATTGATTGGTGTGCAATTGCATCGGGATCATAAATAgaatatcctaaataattataTTCCTTCCTTCATGTTTCTTCACCTTCTTTCGGTCATTATCTTTGATTTTTGCTCTTTGGTAAGCTAATCTACTTTTGCCTTATTCTTTGATCTAAGCACATCCCAAAAGCAAACCATCGTAGTTGTGTTGCGTATTAATCCTCTTAAAGAAAACTACAAATTtagcaatcattttttttattttttatttgaattttcaaatttacTTATTTAGTTGCTCATCTTTAGGTtttttccccccccccccctaataTGATACCTACAACGAGTTTTGTCAATTAATTGGTGACGTGACCATGATCTAGCACCATGCAACAAAAACTTTTATTCCAATTAGAAAAGGAGGAAACACATATTTATtacccaattttttattaagattttatcggagcacacacacacactgaaaTTCTTTGCGAGAAAAGTGATGGCATGGTCAATATCCCTTGACATGTgggaaaaaatagatttaagttgagaaaatgaaaaaaaaaagaattaaatagagaaaataatatattgaaaaaatatgaattgtCATTAAGACacccttttaaaattctttcaCCTTTTCTCCCCTTTTTATGAATCAAAATCAATAGTACTAGACtggtcatgtttgtttttgtgtttcaaaagcgcttttcaaagaatttgaatttttattttatttttttctttgctttaaattaatatttttttggtgttatcagatcattttaatgtgctgatgtcaaaaataattttttaaaaataaaaaatctttattctGATACATTTctgagcgaaaaacactttgaaaagcaactactATCACACTCTTAAACACCCCAATGTGGGATAAGATGGCCATTGATGATTGTCCATGATTTTGGAGGTACTCAGTCTATTGAGCTATGATGGTCATTAATGATTGTCGCGATATAGAAGGATTTAGTTTCAAAATTTGGttgttttctcttatttttttaatgaaaaatattttcagtttacctttttttcttcataaaaaaggaataaacaaaattggaactaaaacaaaatgtgggaaaaatattaatcaattttcttgattttcacaTTTTTCAAtctagacctttttttttccggtcACGAGGCATAAGATAgcgatcattttattttatgaagccTATCACCTATAACAGGTGGTAATTATAGCTAAAGTGTAGATGAAGTTATACCATATATAGCTTGTCGTATACCAggtggtatatatatatatatatagtctttgTATCATGAAGCACTTTGTTGGTATCATATACATGCTTCTAAAATTCTCCTTCATCTTGCACAAATATTGTATTGACTGCCAAGTCTACATCcctcatatataaaaaaaaagatcatctcTTTCTCTAGGCTGGGAAAGAACTTTTGGGGAGAACAGATGGAGCTTGAGCTTTTCAAAGGCTTGCTAGCACTCTGAAGTCCATTCAAAACTAGAGATATTCTACAGAGTTTTGAATAATGACAAACAACATTCTACAAGGCGGGAAATAAACTTGTTGAGGGTTGCAATCCTTCATGTTAGCCTTTGGGCATCTTTCGTGGACTAAGAAGGTGTTATATTCAAGATAGCTTGTATCTTTTCAGGATTGGGCTTAATGCCCATGTTGTTATCCAAGAACACAGAAACTCTCCTTTTCATAGCAAGGACATGTTTGGTAGGATTTAACTTTATCTAATGCTAGGGTAGAACAGAGAAGACCTTCTCCACGTCTTGTAGATGTTGTTTAAAAGTCATGCTTTTAACCAACATATCATCAATATAGGCTTTCATGTTTTGGTCTATTTGATTCTTGAAAACTTTATTCACCATCTGTTGGTACATTGCCCCATGTTTTTCAAACCAAAAGCCAAGACTcgataacaaaatattttttgatcagtgataaaaaatagtatttattttatcatcaagGTGGAAAGAAATTTGATGATATCCTATATTAGCATTCAAAGAACTCATATACTCAAAATCAGTCATGAAGTCTACCAATTAGTCTATCTTTATCAATGGAAATGTGTCTTTGGCACACGACTTGTTAAGGTCGGTGAAGTTGACACATATTCTCCACTTTTCATTTGGCTTTGTCATCATAACCATGTTGATGAGCCATTTTAGGTACATTATTTCATGAATGAACCCAATATTTATTGGCTTATATGTCTATTATGAGatggctttttgttttttttttcctctaaaattccttttcttttgtcgaACAAGAGTGAAGGAATGAATAATAGTTAGCCAATAAAAAACCACCTCATGGTTGATATCAGGCATGTTAGATGGGTTGAAaggtaaatttttgtttttgggagTTAAGAAGCTCTACCAAAGCTTTCTTTTACTTTGGACCCAGGGTTGAACCAATCATGGTGAaggtattttcttttaaatagagGCTAACATCCTTCAATTCTTTTACAACTTTTATTCTTAtctcaagtttttcttttatgggCACTATATGGTCCACACACAAAGTAGTACTTTTCCCTTTTAGACATCTTGAAGTACACATTCTAAAGATCAATTAGTTTCCCCTCATAGTAGCCACTCCCTTGTCTATAGAGAATTGAATGGCTAAATATTTGTTGTTAATCATTGCATTGATCTTGTGAATGAGAAGCCTACCAAGAATGACATTGTAAGAGAGATATGTATTGATCATCATGAATGTTTGCTGAAATATGTGACACCTTGGGTGTGTTTTAATGGTAACTGAAAGGTTCAAAGCACCCTCTACTAGTACTCATTTCCCTTtaattcttatataaaaaagtctTTTCTAGAGTTAGTTTTGTGAAGTCCACATCCATTTGTGTCATTGCATCTTCTGAGAGGATATTCACAACACTTATATCGTCAATAAGTACAATGTGTACGTTGTAGTTGGGCAAAATTGTATAGGTTACCAGGGCATCTTCATAGGGAAACATCACCCTTTCATTAATTTCTCTCTATTATAGCTACCACTTCAACCCTAGTGGTATTCAATAATCATCATTAGCTTAGAGTATATAAGTCTGTTTTGTGCAAGTACTCTGAGATTTCTTTTAAATGCTAGGGTATCTTGAGAGGGATGCCTATTGTCGTGTTTGAGAGATATTTCCTTTTGTATATAAAAGTGAGGATGCTCTTTTCATGCTACACTTGCTTCTTTCACGCGGATATGATTTTTCATAGCTTGCTTCACATTGAGAAAGTTTCTATTAGGTAATGCATAAATACATTCCCATACGGATTAATTGAACACGCCACTAATCAAAGCTTTTATAGTCACTAGTTTCAACAGGTTTTTCACCTTCAACATCACTTCATTGAATTTCTTCAAGTAGGCCCTTGTGCTTTCTCCCTCAAAATAAGTGATGGAGAAGAGTTTGTTAAACtttttttgtatgaatattCATGCTGAAATGAGCGATCAATTTATTGTACAAATCTAAAACATTGGATATGGATTCAGGCTTTAGATTGTGATACCAGGCTCGTGTAAATCCTCGAAAAGTGGTAAGAAGTATTTTGCGCATGGCATTAGTATCTTGAATCACCAATTTTAAATTTCTCCTCATATTCTATACATGTTGTCTAGAGTCAAATAGGTCATCTTAGTGTTCCAAGTTCATCTTGGCAACTACAAAGTATCTAGGGAGACGAGTGTTCAACACACTGTCATATAGTGAAGAATATCTTATTTGACTCAAGTCATTTTCCTTATCTTCGGTACATAGCCTTTTAGGTTGCGGGGTGCTGGATTAAAACTCTGTAGGAGATCGAGGTCGATGGCAAAGGCTATAGCCCCAAGCCTTGATTTTTGATCTATGTTGGTTATATCTTAAGGATTCGATATGAGAAGGCTCCTCATGATATCATGGCCTAGTCCTTGTAGGAGTAATAATATGATGTTTATTGTCTTCCACCTCGTTCAGGGTAATCTCTTTTAGGAGCTGAAGTTATCATTGCATATAAGGTGAAATTTATGGAGCTAGAGGAGGTGCAGATGGTTGTACGGTGGCCTGTATACTCTAAGGATAATCAGGGAGAGCTCTAAGTTGTTGTTGTATATCTAACACAACCTCAATGAGAGCTCTCATTTGTTGCGTCGGCGGTTAGAAATCTATTAAATCTAACGATGATGGTGGGTGTTTAGTAACTCGTCCTCCTAGTGTTTCAATGTTATCTTTCATGAaatgtttatgttgatgatgtaAAGGAGCAGTATAAAGGAAACAAACAAGGCTTCTGTTTATATTTCTATGGACGATGCCACTGatgaagctaaaaaaaacttcattggaTCGGAGGTGCAGATAGTTGTACGGTGGCCTGTATACTCTAAGGATAATCAGGGAGAGCTCTAAGTTGTTGTTGTATATCTAACACAACCTCAATGAGAGCTTTCATTTGTTGCGCCGGCAATTAGAAATCTATTGAAGCTAACGATGATGATGGGTGTTCAGTAACTCGTCCTCCTAGTGTTTCAATGTTATCTTTCATGAAATGTTTATGTTGAGGATGTAAAGGAGCAGtaaaaaggaaacaaacaaGGCTTCTGTTTATATTTCTATGGATGATGCCACTGatgaagctaaaaaaaactccattgGATCTAAGATTTTTCCGCGGATAATAATAGGCTGGATGGGGGTGTTACCTGCAAAAGAATCCTCTTATGTTGAtgtcagtttagggtttttcagGTTGATATTATGTAACGACGGTGGACAGAGAGAGttagatatttttcttttgtgttgagatgaaaaaaatccTCATCTTCTCCTCTAGACTTGGGAATATATATCTTAGTCTAGAAAAAATCTGAATCTACTTGACTAGTAAGATGACAGTATTATTGCATAACTTACCCTGTCAATTATAACAGGCAGCAATTATA harbors:
- the LOC7486783 gene encoding dof zinc finger protein DOF3.7 isoform X2, which encodes MDEMASNSCGRPGVERKPRPQEQLNCPRCNSTNTKFCYYNNYSLTQPRYFCKTCRRYWTEGGSLRNVPVGGGSRKNKRSTSSSVATSSSKLPDLNPPSLSHFSSQNPKSTHEGQDLNLAFPAMQDSQAMELLRSGFASRGLNTFIPTPMPDSNTLYSSGGFPLQELRPTLSFPADGLGSRYGIQENSGRLLFPFGELKQLSSTTSEVDQNKGQGGSSGYWNGMFGGGSW
- the LOC7486783 gene encoding dof zinc finger protein DOF2.5 isoform X1, with the protein product MDEMASNSCGRPGVERKPRPQEQLNCPRCNSTNTKFCYYNNYSLTQPRYFCKTCRRYWTEGGSLRNVPVGGGSRKNKRSTSSSVATSSSKLPDLNPPSLSHFSSQNPKSTHEGQDLNLAFPAMQDSQGISHYTEVPKTENRNNNQHNSSSSPYTSSPISAMELLRSGFASRGLNTFIPTPMPDSNTLYSSGGFPLQELRPTLSFPADGLGSRYGIQENSGRLLFPFGELKQLSSTTSEVDQNKGQGGSSGYWNGMFGGGSW